From Ferroacidibacillus organovorans:
AACATTATGACCGTGTGGCGGATCGCTTAAACGAGGTAGGTGAAGAGGTGAAAAAGTATGGATTGACACTTCTTTATCATCACCACGATTTTGAATTGACGATGAAAAACGACGAGGGACAAACCGCACTTGATCGAATGCTCTCCCGTGTCACCACGGATCGGCTTAAACTGGAGTTGGACGTTTATTGGGCAGAATACGCAGGGTACTCTGCAATCTCGCTTCTTAAGAAATATGGTGAGCGCTGCGTTGCGCTTCACGTGAAGGATATGAGTGCGGCTGCAGATCGAGCGTACTGTGAAGTGGGTTCAGGAGTTCTCGATTTTGAAAAAATTTTTTCAGCAGCGTCACATGTTGACGCGTACTTTGTCGAGCAGGACGAGTGCCCCGGAGATCCGTTTGCCAGTGTCGCGCAAAGTTACACCTATTTAAAAGACACCTTGCACGCATTTTAGGAGGTTTTTATGGAACACCCGGTTGTCGTGATCACAGGCGGGGCAAATGGTATCGGCCGCTGCCTGTGTGAAACCTACCTCGCTGAGGGGTATGATGTCGCCGTTCTTGATCAAGATGAAGAAGCGTGTGCAGAGCTTTCTGCGCTGTTTTCCGACAAGCGCGGCCTTTATGTAGCGAGTGGCGACGTCTCTTTGGAGTCGGTCGATCAGCCGTTTGTCGATGAGGTCATCCACCGTTTCGGTCGATTGGACATCTTGATCCACAACGCGGGCATCGGGCACAATGCGTCGATTTTTGAGCGTCCAATCGAGGCGTTTGATCGCGTCATGGCAGTCAATGTTCGCGGCGCTTATTTGATGAGTGCGCTTTGCGCTCCTTATTTGGCGATGGCAGATCCTGGCCATATTATTCTCATGGCATCAACGCGCGCGCTTATGTCTGAGCCCAATACGGAACCTTACTCAGCTTCAAAGGGCGCGATTTTAGCACTGACGCACTCCTTGGCCGTTTCTCTTGGACCGCGCGTTTTAGTCAATGCGATCAGTCCGGGATGGATTGAGGTGTCCGACTGGCAAAAAGAAAGCAGGCGCAAAACCCCTGTACATCGAGAGATCGATCGCCTGCAACACCCGGCGGGGCGTGTCGGCACGCCGCAGGACATCGCGCGCGCGTGTCTTTTTTTGACGGCTTCCCAAAACTCGTTTATTACAGGTACCAACCTTGTTGTCGACGGTGGTATGACGGTCAAGATGATGTATGCGCCTGACGAAGAAGATTAATCAGGCACCCTCATGCTGCTGACAATGACAACGCGGTCAATCCCCATTGTCATCACCGCTGTAAGTTGTCGAAGAGCGCGCGGCAAGCAATGCGTTTGCGCGCGATAGCGCTGCCTGGTACTGATTGAGCCTTGTGCCATAGAGATTTTCAAGTGTTGTCACATTATGGTGATTGCTTGCAATAAGTGTTGAAACCTCATTTCGCAATGCGTGGTTCTCATCAAGCAGCTGTTTGAGTGTAAGCGATGCGGCATTGATCACGGTGAGTGACTTTTGGGTCGCTATGATGTCGTCGCGTAGTTGCAGTTGGTCGCGGCTTTCGGTTGCCGCTTTTGCGTCATGCACTGGTGGAGCGTATCCAGGCGCGGTCACGATGTAGTGTGTTCCGTAAAGCATTCCGGTGACTCCAAGCGCAAGAAGGATGGGAATGCGCCCCGTTGCAATCATCATATGGAACATCCTTTCTCAGAATGAGTGATCGTACGTAGCGGGGGACTGGCTGTTTTTAGGTTTCGCTCAGCCTTTTTATTTTTTGTCGCAAAATGAAAAAACATCCCATGCAGAGCGATCGTTCTGCACGGGGTGTTTTTTAGACAAGGCGCGGGTTGGGTTACGTCCACCAGATGGACTCTAGGCGGTCGCGAATCAACAGTCCGTTTAAAAATGTCGCTGCTTTTAAAAACCCTTCCTCAAGCGCCATCAGGCTGTCTTCGTGCTCGATGCTGACGGCTCCTGTGTAGCCGACCAATTGCAGCGCACTGATGATGTTGCGCCATGTTTCTTCGCCGTGTCCATAGCCGACTGTGCGAAAGATCCATGAACGCTCCAGTTCATTTCTGTAACTCTTTGTATCAAGAACTCCGTTTTGGCTCATGTTCTCACGGTCAAAGCTCGTATCTTTTGCGTGTACATGAAAAATTGCGTCTGCCTTGCCTAGTGTCTTGATGGCTGCGACAGGATCCATGCCCTGCCAAAAGAGATGACTCGGATCAAAGTTGACGCCAATGCGCGGTCCACACGCGTTGCGCAGGCGCAACATGGACTCGGTGTGATAGACGACAAACCCAGGATGTGCCTCGATGGCGACGCGCACGTTGTGTGCCTCAAGAAATTCATGCTGTTTTTTCCAGTAAGGAATGACCTTCTCATTCCACTGCCACTCAAGGACCTTCGCGAACTCCTCTGGCCACGGGCAGGTCACCCAAGAGGGGTTTTGGGAGTGTTCTGACTCGCCGGGACACCCAGAAAATGTGACGACGGTATCCACGCCAAGCGTTTCTGCGAGTCGCACTGCCTGTTCAAACTGACGATGGTGTTCTTTGGCGATTTCTGCGTTAGGGTGCAGAGGATTGCCGTGAACGCTGAGTGCGCTGATGGAGAGTCCGCGAGATGTAATCGCGTGCATGAATGCTTCGCGCGCTCGCTCATCCACAAGGAGTTGATCGGGGTCGCAATGTGCTTTGCCTGGGTAGGGTCCACAACCGATCTCTACCGTTTGTAGGCCCGCATTCGCAATCAGATCAAGCGCTTCTTCGAATGTCCGATCGCCAAACAATACCGTAAATACGCCGAGTTTCACAAAAATCAACCTTTCTATTCAAGCATTCTTGCCGGAGAATTGGCAAATGCATGCGATTTTTCGCGGGTTTCGCTCAGGCGGACGCTTTCGGCGATTGCGACTGCGTCTGTTCTGGAAACGTTGTCGGCAGAAAAAGAGTGAGTAAAAACATGATGATGGAAACTGCAATCACCGTGATAAAGACTGCATGCAATCCATCATACAGCACAGCGCGCATCATTTGCACAAAGCTTGGGGGGAAATGGGACGCGACTGCGGGATCAAGCAAGCGTCCAAGCATTCCCGCACTGCCGTGTGTCACGCGAATGAGTGCTTTATTCATCAATTTTTGTGCGACCGTGTCATTCAGCAACAAACCAAAAAAGGCAATTCCGAGTGTTTGCCCGATGTTTCGCATAAACTGGTTGGTCCCGGTTGAGGTTCCTCTCATCGTCCAGTCGACGGCAGATTGCACAAGGATGGTAAATGCGGTAAAGGCGAAACCGAAACCAAATCCGACGATGACCATGATCAAAAGAAACGGCCACTGGCTTGTCCCGATGGGCAACAGGGTGAGCCATGCGCATCCGAGAACGAGGAGGAACGCGCCAAGAACACTCGTGCTGCGCGGTCCAATGCGAAACATGATCCGCCCGCCAACCGCCGCGCCAAGCGGCCAACCGATTGACATGGGTGTGAGCGTGAGTCCTGCGCTGGTTGCGGACTGCCCCATGATTCCTTGAACAAAAAGCGGTATGTAGACAGACATGGCAATCAGCACCGCTGAGCCAAACAGGCTGGCGAGATTGGCGACCGCAATCCCTGGCAGTTGAAAAAGGGAAAGCGGCAACATCGGCTCTATCGCACGCGATTCGACGAAGAGAAAGAGTGCGAGAGAAACTGCAGAGACTGCCAGCAGTCCGAGCAAAACAGGTGAGTTCCAGGCGATGGTTTGCCCGCCGCTCAAAATGGCGAAAAGCAAAGAGGAAATGCCAACGAGAAAAAGTAGTGCGCCGAGAATGTCGATGCGATGATTCTTTTTCTCGAATTTTTCATGTAGAAAAGTCCATAACAGGATCATGGAGGCGACGCCAATCGGAATATTGATATAAAAAATCCAGCGCCAAGAAAGGACATCGACGAAAAAGCCGCCAATCAAAGGTCCAACCACACCGGAAATTCCCCAGACGGCGCTAAACAATCCCTGAATGCGCGCCCGCGCTTCTCCCTGATAGAGATCGCCGATAATGGTGAGTGTAATCGGGAAAACAGCCCCTGCTCCTATTCCCTGAAAGGCGCGAAACAAGATCAACTCCACCATGGTTTGGGAAGCGCCAGAAAGGGCGGACCCGACTAAAAAGAGAGTCGTTCCTATGGTGAAGACAAGCTTTCTGCCATAGAGATCGGATAGCTTTCCGAAAAGGGGTGTTGTCGCGGCAGTTGTCAATACATAGACGGCAAACACCCAACTCATCAATTGAATTCCGCCTAAATCGCTCACAATCGTCGGCATGGCTGTGCTGACCACGGTGTTGTCCATCGCTGTCAAAAAGGTTGCCACCATAACGGCAATCGTGACACTTTGACGATTGGTTGAGCGCATCTCTCACCTTCCTTTCTAACGCCTCACGTGACGGCGATTCATCCATCATAAGAAAGTTGGCAAATTCCTTCAAGTGGGGCGTTTGAAATGGGGCAAAACGTTTTGCACAAACGCGGTGTAACCGTTTGTGACATGCGTTCAAAGCGTCAGGTCTGTCTAGCGCAGTGAGACGCGAATAACCCCGTCATAGACATCAAGGGCGTGCCCGATCAATTCAAAGTCGGGCTCGTCGGCAAGTGCCGCGCGTATTGCGGGAAGGTTTACAAAAAGGGTGCGATTAATAAAATAGAGGGTTGCCTTCTTGTGAAACAGGTCAATCTTTCCAATGAAGTAATGTTTCCCGTTTGGGGTGACAAACACATCGAGCAGGGCGACCCTGCCGTTTTCATCGATTGCTCGAAGCTTGTGGTGTAAAGCGCGCAATTCGCTATGGACATTGCCTCTTGCCTGTGGAAGCAAAAGGTTGTCATAAAGGGGGTGTACCACTTTGGCAAGTGCAGGGATGGGAACGAGAAGAAGTGAAAGGACAGGAAGTGCAGCAAAGGCCATTCGTATTCCTTTATTCACCAACAACACCCCCACAGGTTCGTTCCCCTCTGTTTGACTTTCTAGTAGAATTATCCTTTGTAATGGGCGTTTTGACAAGTTCCAAATCACAGTGTCAGGGAAACGAAAGAGGGGTGTGCCACGCGTGCGTTTTGTCATCGAAAAATGGCAGGGGATCCAACGTCTGAACCCTGTGGCAAAAACCTTGATTCAGACGCGGTTTTTGCGCAGCATCGCACAAGGTGCGATGGGTGTGGACTTCACGCTCTACTTGCGCGCGCGCCACTGGACTGCGCCCGAGATCGGCCTATTGCTCATGGCCGGAGGACTCGTTGGTTCCCTGCTCAGCTTATGGATTGGCATCTCAAGCGACAGGATTGGCCGTCGTCGTTTTTTACTCATGTATGAATCCGGACTCGCACTCGGGACGCTTCTGGTCATTTTTGCTCCAAGCGCACTCTTGCTCGCGGTGATTGGGGGCATTTTTGGGTTTGGGCGTGGAGCCAATGGCGCGTCAGGCCCGTTTGCCCCGGCTGAGCAGGCGTGGCTTGCTCAAGTGATTGATGCAAAAAGGCGGGGGAGCGTATTTAGTGCAAATGCCGGATTGCAATTTGCCGGGATGGGCATCGGGTCGCTGATGGCCGGTGGGTTGCCTCATATGTTGCCGATCCGAGGCGGTGCAGGGGCTTATTTGCCTCTATTTATCCTGACGTTGTCCGTTGCAGTGATCAATTCGGTGCAGATTTATCGCATCAAAGAGGTGCGCACTCAGGCGCAACTGTCAAGCGATACTGACAAAGAACCACCGCAGGAAAAACAAGTGTCTGTCGCGCGGCCCGTATTTCCTGAGGGCCCGCATCAAAGCGCGCATGACGTTTTTTCTGACGCCAAATTGCAGGAACGCACGGTCAGACGGCGTGAGAATGTGGCGCTTTTTCGTCTCAGCATTGTCAATATGATAAATTCACTCGGCGTAGGCGTGATCGCGCCACTTTTCCCGTATTGGTTTAACGTCCGATTCGGCGTGGGTCCAGAAGCGATTGGCCCTGTCTATGCGTTGACCTTTTTTCTTACCGCCGCATCGTCTCTGTTGGTAGGCAGGCTCTCACGCACCTATGGCTTGATGCGGGCTGTCGTCATTCCGCGCATTGCGGGACTTGTGCTTTTGATTGCGATCCCGTTTTCGGCCCATTTCTCGATCGCGGCACTCTTATACATTCTGCGCTCTATCGTCAATCGGAGTTCCGTTGGGGCGCGCCAAGCGTTTGGCGTCAGTCTTGTGCGCGATTCGCGAAGAGGGTTCGCAAGCAGTATAAACGCGATTTCTTGGACCGTTCCAGCCGCGTTTGGACCGGCGCTTGGCGGCATGTTGATCGGTTTGGGTTCACTCGCAGAGCCATTTGTCGCAGCGTTTGCGCTACAGCTTGCCTATGTCGTACTCTTCCCCCTGCTCATGCGGCGTTATGCGGCAGAGGCGGTGTGATGATGAAAAGTGAGTTTAAAACAACGAGAAAACGGCAGGGATTGCAAGGCATATTGGCAAACGGGCAGGAACCTGTTCGCGATGAATGCGCACATTCCTGCTTTTCGATTCCGTGCCATCCGTGATAAGCTCATGTACGTTTTCTAGTGCTTTTTGTACGGAGGAACACGTATGACAGTGATGACAAAGGCAATCAATGAAGAGCAACTTCTCTCGTCATTAAATGGTCCACAGCGCGAGGCAGTCGTGACAACGGATGGTCCGCTGCTCTTGCTGGCTGGAGCGGGATCTGGAAAAACCAGCGTTATGACACGACGCATCGCCTATTTGACAAACGTAAAAAAACTTGACCCCTGGAACATTCTTGCCATCACATTTACAAACAAGGCAGCGCGTGAGATGAGCGAACGCGTGCGCCAATGGATCGGGGACGCGGCGGATGATATGTGGATCTGCACATTTCACGCCATGTGTGTGAAAATTTTGCGGCGTGAGGCACGTCATCTCGATCTCACCCCAACTTTTACAATTCTTGACGCGGATGATCAAGCATCCATGATCAAGCAGTGCATGCTCGATTTGAACCATGACATTAAGAAGTTTGATCCAGCTTCTGTGCAGTGGAAAATATCTGCCGCAAAAAATGAATTGCAGTCGCCCGCGACATTTGTGTCAGCGGGCAACAGTCCGGTCGATCCGATTGTGCGTGGGGTGTTTTTGGCGTATGAGCAACAATTGCGCCGTGCCAATGCTCTTGATTTTGACGATCTTATCGGAAAAACGGTTACGCTTTTTGAAACGTTTCCAGATGTGTTAAAAACGTATCAAGAAAAATTTCTCTATATTCACGTCGATGAGTATCAGGATACAAACCGCGCGCAGTATCAGTTGATTCATATGCTCGCGCGAGAACATCAAAACGTGTGCGTCGTCGGGGACGCCGATCAGGCCATCTACCGCTGGCGTGGGGCGGACCGCGCGAATCTGGACTACTTTGGCCGCGATTTTCCAACACACAAAATGATCAAACTGGAACAGAATTACCGCTCGACAGAAACGATTTTAAAAGCGGCCAACGCCGTCATTCAAAACAATCAAAACCGCGTGGAGAAATCGCTTTGGTCAACGAAGGGCGCGGGTGAAAAAATTGCGGTCTACGCTGCGCAGGATGCAGAGGATGAGGCGATTTACACGCTATCAAAGATTCAGGCGCACGTTGGAGATGGCGGGCGATTTTCGGATTGCACGGTGCTTTATCGCGCAAACGCCCAGTCGCGTGCCGTCGAGGACGTACTCCTTCAAGCGGCAATTCCCTATCACGTCGTGGGCGGAATGACCTTTTATGACCGCCGTGAAATCAAGGATGTCATGGCGTATCTCAAGGCGATCGCCAACCCGCAAGATGAGATCTCTTTGCTTCGGATCATCAACATCCCCAAGCGCTCAATCGGCGAAGGAACGATACGCAAGTTGCTTGATTATGCGCATGATGAGGATCTGACGCTGATGGATGCGATCAAGCAGGCAAAAAAGATCGAACAGCTTAAGTCGGCTGAGCAGGTCGCGCGCTTCGCACAGTTGATGGACTCACTTCAAGAACGCATGATTGGGGCGACGGTTACAGAGTTTTTGCACGATGTTCTGCGGGAAACTGGCTATCGCGAAATGTACGCGCAGAGTTCAAAAGAAGAGGATCGCGCGCGCCTTGAGAATCTTGATGAGCTTGACCGCATCACACGTTCCTTTGATCGCAGGCGCCGCGGAAGCGTGCTTGACTTTCTCGCAGAGACGAGCCTGATGACGGAGGTTGATCGAAACGAAAATGATGAGCGCGATGCGGTGCGTTTGATGACGGTTCACGCGTCAAAGGGGCTGGAGTTTCCAGTGGTTTTTGTTCTTGGGGTTGAGGAGACCGTTTTCCCGCACAGCCGCTCGCTAGATACACTGGAAGGCGTCGAAGAAGAACGCAATTTATTTTACGTTGCAGTCACGCGGGCAAAGGATAAGCTTCACCTTTCGTACTGTCTTGAGCGCAGCACGTTCGGGCAGGTGCATATGAATGATCCGTCACGTTTTTTGCAGGAGATTCCAGAAGACTTCACCGAACGGACAGGCGCCGATCCCGTGCAGGAGGCGCGCTTTGAAATCGGGATGTCGGTGCGCCATCCTCAGTACGGTGTCGGGGTGATCACAGACCTTGTGGGCGCGGGCGAGGAGCAAATGCTTTCGATTACGTTTCGCTCAAAGTACGGCACCAAAGACATCGTGCCGCGAATTACCCGCCTGCGTGTGTTAGGATAGCACTCTAGCACGAAATAACGGCGCAGTCGATTCTTTTTCCCGAAGACGGTGGCGTGCGGGCGCCGTCTTACCGTCTAACCTGAAAGTCAAAATTTGTCGCGCAGGACTTGCATTTTAAAGAGAATCCCTATATACTTCAAGAGCGTTATGAAACGTTCCTCGATAGCTCAGCGGTAGAGCATCCGGCTGTTAACCGGAGGGTCGTAGGTTCAAATCCTACTCGAGGAGCCAATTTTTTGGAGTGATGGCCGAGTTGGTCGAAGGCGCTCGCCTGCTAAGCGAGTATACGCTGTAAAGGCGTATCGAGGG
This genomic window contains:
- a CDS encoding sugar phosphate isomerase/epimerase family protein, with the protein product MKPGIQLYTLRQQMEVDYLGSLARVAKIGYRDLEFAGYGGFKASELRDRCLELGLTPRSTHIPFNRLNEDEMEYAKILGVSYLVCPWLSPEMRTSMQHYDRVADRLNEVGEEVKKYGLTLLYHHHDFELTMKNDEGQTALDRMLSRVTTDRLKLELDVYWAEYAGYSAISLLKKYGERCVALHVKDMSAAADRAYCEVGSGVLDFEKIFSAASHVDAYFVEQDECPGDPFASVAQSYTYLKDTLHAF
- a CDS encoding SDR family oxidoreductase, encoding MEHPVVVITGGANGIGRCLCETYLAEGYDVAVLDQDEEACAELSALFSDKRGLYVASGDVSLESVDQPFVDEVIHRFGRLDILIHNAGIGHNASIFERPIEAFDRVMAVNVRGAYLMSALCAPYLAMADPGHIILMASTRALMSEPNTEPYSASKGAILALTHSLAVSLGPRVLVNAISPGWIEVSDWQKESRRKTPVHREIDRLQHPAGRVGTPQDIARACLFLTASQNSFITGTNLVVDGGMTVKMMYAPDEED
- a CDS encoding sugar phosphate isomerase/epimerase family protein; the encoded protein is MKLGVFTVLFGDRTFEEALDLIANAGLQTVEIGCGPYPGKAHCDPDQLLVDERAREAFMHAITSRGLSISALSVHGNPLHPNAEIAKEHHRQFEQAVRLAETLGVDTVVTFSGCPGESEHSQNPSWVTCPWPEEFAKVLEWQWNEKVIPYWKKQHEFLEAHNVRVAIEAHPGFVVYHTESMLRLRNACGPRIGVNFDPSHLFWQGMDPVAAIKTLGKADAIFHVHAKDTSFDRENMSQNGVLDTKSYRNELERSWIFRTVGYGHGEETWRNIISALQLVGYTGAVSIEHEDSLMALEEGFLKAATFLNGLLIRDRLESIWWT
- a CDS encoding MDR family MFS transporter — encoded protein: MRSTNRQSVTIAVMVATFLTAMDNTVVSTAMPTIVSDLGGIQLMSWVFAVYVLTTAATTPLFGKLSDLYGRKLVFTIGTTLFLVGSALSGASQTMVELILFRAFQGIGAGAVFPITLTIIGDLYQGEARARIQGLFSAVWGISGVVGPLIGGFFVDVLSWRWIFYINIPIGVASMILLWTFLHEKFEKKNHRIDILGALLFLVGISSLLFAILSGGQTIAWNSPVLLGLLAVSAVSLALFLFVESRAIEPMLPLSLFQLPGIAVANLASLFGSAVLIAMSVYIPLFVQGIMGQSATSAGLTLTPMSIGWPLGAAVGGRIMFRIGPRSTSVLGAFLLVLGCAWLTLLPIGTSQWPFLLIMVIVGFGFGFAFTAFTILVQSAVDWTMRGTSTGTNQFMRNIGQTLGIAFFGLLLNDTVAQKLMNKALIRVTHGSAGMLGRLLDPAVASHFPPSFVQMMRAVLYDGLHAVFITVIAVSIIMFLLTLFLPTTFPEQTQSQSPKASA
- a CDS encoding MFS transporter, whose translation is MRFVIEKWQGIQRLNPVAKTLIQTRFLRSIAQGAMGVDFTLYLRARHWTAPEIGLLLMAGGLVGSLLSLWIGISSDRIGRRRFLLMYESGLALGTLLVIFAPSALLLAVIGGIFGFGRGANGASGPFAPAEQAWLAQVIDAKRRGSVFSANAGLQFAGMGIGSLMAGGLPHMLPIRGGAGAYLPLFILTLSVAVINSVQIYRIKEVRTQAQLSSDTDKEPPQEKQVSVARPVFPEGPHQSAHDVFSDAKLQERTVRRRENVALFRLSIVNMINSLGVGVIAPLFPYWFNVRFGVGPEAIGPVYALTFFLTAASSLLVGRLSRTYGLMRAVVIPRIAGLVLLIAIPFSAHFSIAALLYILRSIVNRSSVGARQAFGVSLVRDSRRGFASSINAISWTVPAAFGPALGGMLIGLGSLAEPFVAAFALQLAYVVLFPLLMRRYAAEAV
- a CDS encoding ATP-dependent helicase, with the protein product MTVMTKAINEEQLLSSLNGPQREAVVTTDGPLLLLAGAGSGKTSVMTRRIAYLTNVKKLDPWNILAITFTNKAAREMSERVRQWIGDAADDMWICTFHAMCVKILRREARHLDLTPTFTILDADDQASMIKQCMLDLNHDIKKFDPASVQWKISAAKNELQSPATFVSAGNSPVDPIVRGVFLAYEQQLRRANALDFDDLIGKTVTLFETFPDVLKTYQEKFLYIHVDEYQDTNRAQYQLIHMLAREHQNVCVVGDADQAIYRWRGADRANLDYFGRDFPTHKMIKLEQNYRSTETILKAANAVIQNNQNRVEKSLWSTKGAGEKIAVYAAQDAEDEAIYTLSKIQAHVGDGGRFSDCTVLYRANAQSRAVEDVLLQAAIPYHVVGGMTFYDRREIKDVMAYLKAIANPQDEISLLRIINIPKRSIGEGTIRKLLDYAHDEDLTLMDAIKQAKKIEQLKSAEQVARFAQLMDSLQERMIGATVTEFLHDVLRETGYREMYAQSSKEEDRARLENLDELDRITRSFDRRRRGSVLDFLAETSLMTEVDRNENDERDAVRLMTVHASKGLEFPVVFVLGVEETVFPHSRSLDTLEGVEEERNLFYVAVTRAKDKLHLSYCLERSTFGQVHMNDPSRFLQEIPEDFTERTGADPVQEARFEIGMSVRHPQYGVGVITDLVGAGEEQMLSITFRSKYGTKDIVPRITRLRVLG